The nucleotide window TAGAAGAGGCACTCAGGCTTTTCCGTGGTAGAGTATCTTAACGATGTCCTCGGGGAGCTTCTCATTCCTTATCCTGTCCTCAATGAGCTTCTTGTCATAGTTAACTTCGAAGAACTTGACGCGGAGGGTTTCGACATCTATGAGGGCGAAAGTCGCCTTGTGCTCCTTGGCGGGCGGGAATCCAATGCTTCCCGGACACACGACCCTTCCGTACCTCGTCATGGCGTCCAGCGGATACCTTGGGGATGCGACTATGAGCATCTCATAGTCCTTTACGGGCCTCATTATGGCTTCATAATAGCTGGTCGGCTGGTCGGGGAGAACCTCGCCCTCGAAGGGGCTTATCGGGCTTCCGTAAACTCCAAATATTTCGTTGTTGCCTATCCTATCCACTAGGTACACGGGAAGGTCACGCAGGAACTCCCTGCCCTCATGACCGAGCTTCTCCCACGTGAACTTGAGGGCCTCCTTGAGGTAAGGGGGTATGTTCAGCCTGTCTATGTACTCAGGTCCCTCGGCGTGGGGGTCGCTCATGGCTATGAGCTGGTCATACTTCCCGCGTATGACCTTGACCTTCTCCCCCTTCGCGAGGTTCTTTATCGCCTCAACGGTCTCCTTCGGATATGGGAAAAGCCCAACGATGTTGCCGAGGATGTAGTACTTCTCTATATCGTATCCTTCCTCCTTCAGCTCCTCCATTCTTCCAAGGGCCGCCGCGAGAGCCGGAAAGTTCCCGGCGATGTTTGCGAGAACCGCCACGTAGACCATCTTATCACCTCCTTGTTTTTTTACCAAAATTTACTAAAACACTGAGGGTATTTAAGCCTTTCGCCAAACCGCAAGGTCTTTAACCTTCTGCCCTTAAAGGGATATTCGGGGTGATTTCATGGACTTCAACCTTGGCGGAATCGTTGGGGACATGGGCGTGGGAGCTTTGGTGGGCTTTATAATAGGCTATGCGCTCAAGAAGATCATGAAGATAGTGCTCGCGCTCATAGGGGTCTATCTCCTCAGCCTGTTCTGGCTCCAGCAGAAGGGCGTCATAACGATAAACACCGATAAGCTCTTCAACCTTGTTGAGGGGGCAACAGAAACAACACTTTCGCTCGGCCAGAAAGTTCTTGGAATACTGCCGGGCAGTGCGGCCTTCCTCGCTGGATTCTATCTCGGCTTCAAGAAGGGCTGACCAACCATTCCTTCTCGTCTCACGCCGAAGAACTCTAAGACCGTGGGGGCTATGTCGTAGAGGGTGGCTTTCTCAAACTTTTCTTCCACGACGTCGAAACCCCAGACCACGAGGGGCACCTTTATGACGGGCTCGTTTAGCGACCCATGCATACCTCTAACCCAATGACTTACCCCCCTTATCCCGTTGCACTTCCGGTGATGGCAGAACCAGTAGCCAGGCTTGGCCGCCACTATGATATCCCCGCTGTTGAGCGTATTAAGGTGTGGCAGGTCCTCCCTGAAGAAGACCTCGGCAACGCCGGGAGCTCTTCTCAGGAGCTCGAAGGCATCCTCCCTCTCCGCTGGGTCCTTGAGATAGATGTGAACACCCCCTCCCGAGGAAACTCTAACGGTCTCTATTCCTTCCCTCCTAAGATATTCCCTCAGATTCACCCACGTGTGCACCTCCTCCTGGCCATGATCCGCAAAAATTATGAAGGCATACTCGTCCTTAAGCCTCTCCCACAGGGTCATTATCGCGGTGTCAACCGTTTCAATTGCCTTCAGGGCCCCCGGGCTCTCAGGCCCGTGGTCGTGCTGCATCCCATCAACGGAAGCGAAGTGAACGAGAAGGAGGTCGGGTTTAAACTCCTCATAGAGGTAGAGGGCCGAGTTGAGAACCCAGATGTCCTTCTTGTAATCCCTTCCGTGCTTTCGATATAACTCGTCGCTCGCGAAGAAGGGCGGAAATATCCGGACGTCCGTGTTGCTGAAGGGGGGCATGGTGTAGCCGGAGACGCTCGCGGTCTTTACACCCTTCGCCCTCAGCAGGTCCTGAATCAGCGGTGCCCTTATGACGCGGTGAGGATTGAAGGCTATCTCGTAGTCGTAGAAGGCCACTTTTCTCCCGCTTAGCCTGTCATAGTAGCCGTTCTCCACGACGCCGTGGATCCTCGGCTCGACGCCCGTCATTACGGTGGTGTGAACGAGGTCGGTCAGGGTGGGGAAGATTGACTCGACGACTGTGTAATGCCCACTCTCCGCCAACTCGCTCAAGAATGGCATATGTTTGAGATTGTAAACCCCATTGCCGTCGATGCTTATGAGGACAAGCTTTCGGCGCATGAGAAAGAATTTGAAGGGAGCTTTAAAGCATTGTCCTCAGTCGGTAGGTGGCTCATCACCCTTCAGCCGGGAGTAGCTCATCACGGGCCTCAGGTTCCTCCCCCCAGCCCTCACCGCTCGGAAGTGCCCACCCTCTTCATCGGCTCCTCGGGATTTAGGCTAAAAATTTTTGGCTCAGGGCGCGCTACACACATCACCCTTCAGGAGGGATGGAGCTCATCATCGCCAGCGCTGCTCATTAAAAGCCAGGCCTCCTCACCTTCAGCACCTCTCTATTGACGAGCGTGGGCGGAACCTCGCCGTTCTTGAAGGCTATCAAATTTTTTGCGACGAGCTCGGCCATGCCTTCCCTTGCACCGAAGGTCGCGCTCCCTATATGAGGCGTTAGGACGACGTTGTCGAGGGCGAAGAGCTCCTCGTCGTAGTAGGGCTCCTCCTCGAAGACATCTAGGCCAGCCGCCGCTATCCAGCCCTCTTTAAGGGCCCTGATTAGGGCCTTCGTGTCAACGACCTTGCCCCTAGCCACGTTCACGAGCACCGCGGTTGGCTTCATAAGCCTGAGCCGCTCCTCGTTTATCATGTGATATGTCTCCTTCGTGAGGGGAACTGCCAAAACGACGAAGTCGCTCTCCCTGAGGAGCTCCTCCAGAGGCTTGAACTCAGCCCCGAGCTCCTTCTCGGCCTCCGGCTTCCTGCTCCTCGCCGTGTAGAGAATGCGCATGCCAAAGCCCTTAGCCCTCTTGGCAATCGCCTGCCCTATCCTCCCAAAGCCCACTATTCCGATGGTCTTGCCGTAGACGTCATAACCAAGGAACATTTTGGGATGCCATGCAATTCCCCTTCTCTTCCACTCGCCGGAGCGGACGAACTTGTCTCCCTTCACAACGTGCCTCGCCGCCGCCAGCAGGAGTGCCCATGCGAGGTCCGCCGTTGCATCGGTCAGGACGTCGGGCGTGTTCGTAACGTAGATTCCCCTTTTGGTGGCCTCTTCGATGTCTATGTTGTCGTAACCGACGGCGTAGTTGGCGACGATTCTCAGGCGGGGAGCGGCGTCAAAAACCTCTCTATCTATCTTCTCGCTGAGCATCGTTACGAGGGCATCCACATCTTTGACCTTCTCGAGGAGAACCTCCCTTGGAATCTCGTGCTCGTGCTCCCAGACTTCCACCTCAAAGTGCTCCCTGAGAAGCTCAATGCCGTTCTCGGGAATGGCCCGTGTTATTAAGACCTTCGGCTTCATTTCATCACCCCCCCAAACGCTTAGCTCTCACGGAAGGACTTTGACCGACTTAGTTAAAAATGTTGACCGATGTTCGGCCTTCATTTAACTTTCTTAAGCATGAAGGCCCTCGCTCCCGTCCTGGCACAGCCGCCTCCGCAGATGCTTCTGAGGGGACAGGAGTTGCAGGAGGAAAAAGCCTTAACCTCCTCCACGTAACCCATAGCCTCCAATATTTTCAGCATTCCCTCAAGTTCTTCCCTGCTCACCCCTAGCCTCCGGGCAAGGTCATTGACGTCCCTGGGCTCATCCTTGAGTATGTCAAGGAGCCTTTCGAGCTTCCCCATCAGAGCACGCTCCCCATGGTGTAGACAACTATGCCAACGACCGTGGCCAGCAGCAAGTTATACATGACGGCCACGAGGGCCCACCTGTTGCCTCCCTCTGCCCTTATGGCTCCTATGGTCGCTATGCAGGGCATGTAGAGGGTAGTTACGAGGGCAAGGACATAGGCCTGAAGTGGCGTCATGGTAGAGGCCATAACCTCACCGAGTGCCTCTCCGGAGACGCCGTATATCACATTGTAGGTAGCTATGACGTTCTCCTTGGCGATTATGCCAAATATAAGACTGACGGCTGCTTTCCAATCGAGGCCCATAAGCTTTGCGAGGGGCTCGAAGGTCCTGCCGAGCATCTCCGCGTAGCTCGTGCCCGTGCCTACTTGCTCAGGATAACTGCTGAGGAACCATACGGCGATGGAGCCGGCCAATATAACGGTGCCCGCCTTGTGTAAAAACTCCTTGCTCCTCTCCCAGGAGTGCAGGATCACGGTCTTCCAGGAGGGAATAGAGTAATCGGGTAGCTCGAACACGAAGGGGATATCTTCTCCCCTGACCACGAGGCGGCCGAGTAGCAGGGCGGAGAGAAGAGCTAAGGCTATCGCCATAGCGTATATGCTGACGGCCACTATGGCCTTACGCTCCGGGAAGAAGGTTCCTGCGAGGAACGTGATGACGGTCATCCTAGCCACGCAGGGGACGAGTGGGTTTATGAGCATCGTGATTATCCTGTCCCTCTCGTTCTCGAGGGTCCTTGTGGCCATTATGGCGGGCACGTTACATCCAAAGGCTAGTACCATGGGGATTATGCTCTTCCCGGGCAGCCCGAACATCCTCATGTACTTCTCCATCATAGCTGCCATCCTGGCCATGTAGCCTGTGTCCTCGAGGATTGACATGCCGACGAAAAGCAGGAAGACGAGCGGGAAGAAGCTCAGCACGGAACCGACGCCACCGATAATGCCATCAACTATTAAGCCTCTCAGAGCTTCGTTGCCTATATAAAGGCCAAGCATCTCGCCGAGGGCCGAAAAAGCCCCGTCAAGGAGCTCCTGAAGGGGTGCTCCGAGCGTGAACACGAACTGGAAGAGGGCGTAGAAGACTATCAGGAGGGACAGCATGCCATAAACTGGGTGAGTAAGTACCCTGTCCAGCTGGTCGCTAAACGTCTCCCTAACTTCTGCGACGTGCCTCACGAACCTCCTTAAGAGCCTCTCCAAGAACTCATACTTCTGGCTCGCGATCACTATGTCGAGGGACCTCTTGTAGTAATCCTCGAGCTCGCCCACGTGCCTCAGTATCTCGTCCATCTTCGCCCGGCCTAGGTGCTTGAGTACAAGCTTTATGACCTCCTCATCCCTCTGGAGGAGCTTTATGGCAAGCCACCGAAGGGGATACTTCTTGACGAGCGGGGTTTCCTTGAGAAGGGCCGACACGTGCTCTATCTCCCTCTCGATGGGCTCATCGTATCGGGGAATTATTGGAGCAGTCGTTATCTTTCCCTCAGCCATCATCACTATTGTCCTCTTGAGCCTCTCGAGGCCCTCACCACTCTTCGCGTTCGTTGGTATCACGGGGACACCGATTACCTTCTCCATATCCTCGACGTCAATTATGATGCCCTTCTTCTTCGTTAAGTCAAACTTGTTGAGGGCTATGACGACGTTCTTGGCACCCATCTCGAATATCTCGAGTGTGAGGAAGAGGTTCCTCATAAGGCACGTGGAGTCAACTATATCCACTATCACTTCGGCGTTGCCCTCAAGGATAAAGTTTCTGGCTATGAGCTCGTCAACGCTGTGGGCCGTGAGAGAGTAAATGCCCGGCAGGTCGACCACGAGGTACTCCTCCCCCCTGTACTCCATTATCCCCTCCTTTTTCTCGACGGTAACGCCGGGCCAGTTGCCCACGTGCTGCCTCATTCCGGTCAGGGCGTTGAATATCGTCGTCTTGCCCACGTTAGGATTTCCGACTAGGGCAATGACCTTGAGCATCTCACACCCTCCTTACCACGATCTTGTTGGCGATGCCCCATCCTATGGCAACCCTCAATGCACCCACGGCAATTATCATTGGGCCAGGACCCTGGGCTTTAATTACCCTAATTCTCACGCCAGGAGCTATGCCAAGCGCTATCAATCTCGCTCGGACGTTGGGACTACCTAGAATGTCCACCACAACGCCCTCCTCCCCCTCTCGCAAGGCCGTCAGCAACATATATTGGCCTCCCGATTTTTATTAGGTTTCCCTAATTCTCATGAGCATGGCATCCTTATAAGCCTTTGGTAGGAGAGAAAAACCTCAAAGGTTCAAATCTCGCTAAAGAGGGAGCGAGAAGAACTCTATAGCGTTCCTCTCAGTGACCCTTTCTACTTCCTTAGTTTCAAGCCCCTTGAGTTCAGCAACCGCCTTCGCGGCGACCTTGACGAACGTTGGCCTGTTCCTAACTCCTTTAAATGGGCTCATGTAAGGTGCGTCAGTCTCGATAAGGATTCTCTCAACCTCAACTGTCCTCACTACCTCCCTGATCTGGGGTATAAAGGCTATTCCCGTGCTTATCCCTATATAGTGCCCGTTCTCCACTATTTCCCTCGCGAGTTCATGATCGCCTGTGTAGGAGTGGAAGTAAGCCCTAACGCCGTAGCGCTGAACGAGCTCGAAGGTCTCTTCCTCGGCCTCCCGGGCGTGAATGACCACAGGAAGATTCAGCTCGAGGGCAAGCTCTAGGAAGTGCCTGAAGATGGTCCTCTGATTTTCCCTCTCCCTCTCGCTCCTAGCGTGGAAGTAATCGAGCCCTATCTCGCCAACGGCGTATATCCTGCTGGCGTGCTCCCTGATAAAGGCTTCTACCCTCCTGACCTTCTCCCAGTTGCCTCTCCTGGCCTCATTTGGGTGGTAGCCAAGCGTCGGGAAGACGAAGCCGAAGTAGGGTTCAAGAAGGGTCCAGCTCTTCCAGACGTGCGTCTTTCTGTACTCTGTTATCGAATCGACGATAGCCCTAAGCTCTCGGCGGCATTCCTCGACGAGCTCCCCAAGGTTTCCCTTGAGGAACTCCAGGTGGGCGTGGGCGTCTATCATGGGCGGCCCTATGGGGGAGGTATTAAAAAGGCTTGCGTCCCCACCTTTACGGGTGGTGGCATGGGGAGGTACTTCGGGACGAGCGGAATTAGGGGGGAAGTCAACAAGGAGCTCACGCCAGAGCTTGCCTTGAGGGTCGGCATGGCTCTTGGGACATATCTGGGAAGCGGAACCGTCGTCGTTGGAACGGACACGCGGACGAGTAGCGAGATGATAAAGAGAGCCGTCGTGAGCGGTCTCTTGAGCACTGGGGTGGATGTAATTGACATAGGGGTCGCACCCACTCCCCTCACAGGTTTCGCCATCAGGATATACGATGCTGAAGCGGGAGTCACCATAACGGCCTCCCACAACCCCCCCGAGTACAACGGGATAAAGATTTGGGACAAGAATGGCATGGCCTACACGCCTGACAAGGAGAGGGAACTGGAGAGGTTAATGGAAGAGGGAAAGTTCAAGAAAGCTCCCTGGAACGAGATCGGGAAGCTCACAAGGACCAGCCCGAAGGAGGACTATATAGAGGCGGCTCTCAAGATGGTAAAGCTCCAGGGAAGCTACACCGTCGTTGTGGACACCGGCAATGGGGCAGGGGCTCTCGTGAGTCCCTATCTTCAGAGGGAGCTCGGGAACAAGGTGATATCCTTAAACGCCCACCCTGACGGTCGCTTCGCAAGGGAGCTTGAGCCGAACGCCAAGAGCTTATCCATGCTGGCAAAGACCGTAAAGGTCATGAAAGCGGACGTGGGAATAGCGCACGATGGCGACGCCGATAGGATTGGCATAGTTGATGATGAGGGCAACTTCGTCGAGTACGAGGTCATGCTCTCGCTTATAGCCGGCTACATACTCAGGAAGTTCGGGAAGGGGAAGGTAATCACGACCGTTGATGCGGGCTTCGCCCTCGATGACTACCTTAGACCACTTGGTGGTGAGGTCATAAGGACGCGCGTTGGAGATGTGGCCGTCGCGGAGGAGCTGGCGAGGCACGGTGGAATCTTCGGAGGCGAGCCGAGCGGCACATGGATAATCCCGCAGTGGAACCTGACACCGGATGGCATTTTTGCTGGTGCCCTTGTCCTTGAGATGATTGACAGGTTTGGCCCAATAAGCGAGCTGGCCAAGGAGGTGCCGCGCTACGCGACGCTGAGGAGTAAAATTCCGTGTCCCAATGAGAAGAAGCAGATGGTTATGGCCCTCATAAGGGAGCGGATTGGGGAGTTCTTCAGCTATGAAAGGGAGATAACGATAGACGGAGTGAGAATTGAGGGTTCCGACTGGTGGGTGCTCTTCAGACCGAGCGGCACGGAGCCTGTCATGAGGATTACGCTTGAGGCACACACGGAGGATAAAGCGAGAGGGCTCATGGAGGAAGCTGAGCGTCTCGTCAGGTGGGCGGTCGAGAAGGCAAAAACACCTTAAACTATGGAAGGTCAACCTTGGTGGGTGGTGGGCATGGACATAGACGAGAGGATTGCACTGGTGCTAAAGAAGCCAACGGAGGAAGTCCTGACGGTAGAGAACCTAAGGCACCTCTTTGAGGTCGGGGCTCCCCTCCAGCATTACATAGGGTTCGAGATAAGTGGGTTCATACACCTTGGCACGGGCCTTATGGCGGGTGCTAAAATAGCTGACTTTCAGAGGGCCGGAATTAAGACGCGCATCTTTCTGGCAGACTGGCACAGCTGGATAAACGACAAGCTCGGTGGCGATTTAGAGGTAATCCAAGAGGTGGCTCTCAAGTACTTCAAGGTGGGAATGGAGAGGAGCATAGAGGTCATGGGAGGTAAGCCGGACAAGGTCGAGTTCGTCCTTGCGAGCGAGATACTTGAGAAAGGAGACTACTGGCAGACCGTCATCGACATAGCCAAGAACGTTACTCTGGCAAGGATGATGCGCTCGATAACGATAATGGGCAGGCAGATGGGAGAGGCGATAGACTTCGCCAAGCTAATCTACCCTGCTATGCAGGTGGCCGACATATTTTACCAGGGAGTCACAATAGCACACGCAGGGATGGACCAGAGGAAAGCCCACGTCATAGCTATAGAAGTTGCCCCCAAGCTGAAATACCACCCGCTCGAGCACAATGGCGAGAAGCTGAAGCCCGTCGCCGTGCACCATCACCTTCTACTCGGCCTCCAAGAACCTCCGGTATGGCCGATAGAGGGTGAAGAGCAGTTCAAAGAGATAAAGGCTCAGATGAAGATGAGCAAAAGCAAGCCCTATTCTGCCGTCTTCATCCACGACAGTCCGGAGGAAATCAAGCAGAAGCTCAGAAAGGCCTTCTGCCCGGCCAAGGAAGTCAAGTACAATCCAGTCCTCGACTGGGCCGAGCACATAATATTCAGGGAGGAGCCGACCGAATTTACCATCCACAGACCGGCCAAATTCGGCGGCGACGTCACCTACACGACCTTCGAGGAGCTGAAAAGGGATTTCGCCGAGGGCAAGCTCCACCCGCTTGACCTAAAGAACGCCGTGGCCGAATACCTCATCGAGCTTCTAGAGCCCATCAGGAAGTACTTTGAGAGGCATCCTGAGCCGCTGGAGCTCATGAAGAGCGTCAAGATTACCCGCTGATGCCTCGTTTTTTTACTCTTGAAGCCTCACTTAGAAGTTCCGTGTACAGTCTCGGCTCAACGTCCTCCTCGCCGAGGCCCAGCCTTCTAGCGACTGTCCAT belongs to Pyrococcus yayanosii CH1 and includes:
- a CDS encoding YchF/TatD family DNA exonuclease; this encodes MIDAHAHLEFLKGNLGELVEECRRELRAIVDSITEYRKTHVWKSWTLLEPYFGFVFPTLGYHPNEARRGNWEKVRRVEAFIREHASRIYAVGEIGLDYFHARSERERENQRTIFRHFLELALELNLPVVIHAREAEEETFELVQRYGVRAYFHSYTGDHELAREIVENGHYIGISTGIAFIPQIREVVRTVEVERILIETDAPYMSPFKGVRNRPTFVKVAAKAVAELKGLETKEVERVTERNAIEFFSLPL
- the feoB gene encoding ferrous iron transport protein B, with product MLKVIALVGNPNVGKTTIFNALTGMRQHVGNWPGVTVEKKEGIMEYRGEEYLVVDLPGIYSLTAHSVDELIARNFILEGNAEVIVDIVDSTCLMRNLFLTLEIFEMGAKNVVIALNKFDLTKKKGIIIDVEDMEKVIGVPVIPTNAKSGEGLERLKRTIVMMAEGKITTAPIIPRYDEPIEREIEHVSALLKETPLVKKYPLRWLAIKLLQRDEEVIKLVLKHLGRAKMDEILRHVGELEDYYKRSLDIVIASQKYEFLERLLRRFVRHVAEVRETFSDQLDRVLTHPVYGMLSLLIVFYALFQFVFTLGAPLQELLDGAFSALGEMLGLYIGNEALRGLIVDGIIGGVGSVLSFFPLVFLLFVGMSILEDTGYMARMAAMMEKYMRMFGLPGKSIIPMVLAFGCNVPAIMATRTLENERDRIITMLINPLVPCVARMTVITFLAGTFFPERKAIVAVSIYAMAIALALLSALLLGRLVVRGEDIPFVFELPDYSIPSWKTVILHSWERSKEFLHKAGTVILAGSIAVWFLSSYPEQVGTGTSYAEMLGRTFEPLAKLMGLDWKAAVSLIFGIIAKENVIATYNVIYGVSGEALGEVMASTMTPLQAYVLALVTTLYMPCIATIGAIRAEGGNRWALVAVMYNLLLATVVGIVVYTMGSVL
- a CDS encoding FUN14 domain-containing protein, which encodes MDFNLGGIVGDMGVGALVGFIIGYALKKIMKIVLALIGVYLLSLFWLQQKGVITINTDKLFNLVEGATETTLSLGQKVLGILPGSAAFLAGFYLGFKKG
- a CDS encoding tyrosine--tRNA ligase, with protein sequence MDIDERIALVLKKPTEEVLTVENLRHLFEVGAPLQHYIGFEISGFIHLGTGLMAGAKIADFQRAGIKTRIFLADWHSWINDKLGGDLEVIQEVALKYFKVGMERSIEVMGGKPDKVEFVLASEILEKGDYWQTVIDIAKNVTLARMMRSITIMGRQMGEAIDFAKLIYPAMQVADIFYQGVTIAHAGMDQRKAHVIAIEVAPKLKYHPLEHNGEKLKPVAVHHHLLLGLQEPPVWPIEGEEQFKEIKAQMKMSKSKPYSAVFIHDSPEEIKQKLRKAFCPAKEVKYNPVLDWAEHIIFREEPTEFTIHRPAKFGGDVTYTTFEELKRDFAEGKLHPLDLKNAVAEYLIELLEPIRKYFERHPEPLELMKSVKITR
- a CDS encoding FeoA family protein, which produces MLLTALREGEEGVVVDILGSPNVRARLIALGIAPGVRIRVIKAQGPGPMIIAVGALRVAIGWGIANKIVVRRV
- the glmM gene encoding phosphoglucosamine mutase encodes the protein MGRYFGTSGIRGEVNKELTPELALRVGMALGTYLGSGTVVVGTDTRTSSEMIKRAVVSGLLSTGVDVIDIGVAPTPLTGFAIRIYDAEAGVTITASHNPPEYNGIKIWDKNGMAYTPDKERELERLMEEGKFKKAPWNEIGKLTRTSPKEDYIEAALKMVKLQGSYTVVVDTGNGAGALVSPYLQRELGNKVISLNAHPDGRFARELEPNAKSLSMLAKTVKVMKADVGIAHDGDADRIGIVDDEGNFVEYEVMLSLIAGYILRKFGKGKVITTVDAGFALDDYLRPLGGEVIRTRVGDVAVAEELARHGGIFGGEPSGTWIIPQWNLTPDGIFAGALVLEMIDRFGPISELAKEVPRYATLRSKIPCPNEKKQMVMALIRERIGEFFSYEREITIDGVRIEGSDWWVLFRPSGTEPVMRITLEAHTEDKARGLMEEAERLVRWAVEKAKTP
- a CDS encoding DprA-like winged helix domain-containing protein gives rise to the protein MGKLERLLDILKDEPRDVNDLARRLGVSREELEGMLKILEAMGYVEEVKAFSSCNSCPLRSICGGGCARTGARAFMLKKVK
- the gyaR gene encoding glyoxylate reductase, which gives rise to MKPKVLITRAIPENGIELLREHFEVEVWEHEHEIPREVLLEKVKDVDALVTMLSEKIDREVFDAAPRLRIVANYAVGYDNIDIEEATKRGIYVTNTPDVLTDATADLAWALLLAAARHVVKGDKFVRSGEWKRRGIAWHPKMFLGYDVYGKTIGIVGFGRIGQAIAKRAKGFGMRILYTARSRKPEAEKELGAEFKPLEELLRESDFVVLAVPLTKETYHMINEERLRLMKPTAVLVNVARGKVVDTKALIRALKEGWIAAAGLDVFEEEPYYDEELFALDNVVLTPHIGSATFGAREGMAELVAKNLIAFKNGEVPPTLVNREVLKVRRPGF
- a CDS encoding alkaline phosphatase family protein, which codes for MRRKLVLISIDGNGVYNLKHMPFLSELAESGHYTVVESIFPTLTDLVHTTVMTGVEPRIHGVVENGYYDRLSGRKVAFYDYEIAFNPHRVIRAPLIQDLLRAKGVKTASVSGYTMPPFSNTDVRIFPPFFASDELYRKHGRDYKKDIWVLNSALYLYEEFKPDLLLVHFASVDGMQHDHGPESPGALKAIETVDTAIMTLWERLKDEYAFIIFADHGQEEVHTWVNLREYLRREGIETVRVSSGGGVHIYLKDPAEREDAFELLRRAPGVAEVFFREDLPHLNTLNSGDIIVAAKPGYWFCHHRKCNGIRGVSHWVRGMHGSLNEPVIKVPLVVWGFDVVEEKFEKATLYDIAPTVLEFFGVRREGMVGQPFLKPR
- a CDS encoding metallophosphatase family protein; amino-acid sequence: MVYVAVLANIAGNFPALAAALGRMEELKEEGYDIEKYYILGNIVGLFPYPKETVEAIKNLAKGEKVKVIRGKYDQLIAMSDPHAEGPEYIDRLNIPPYLKEALKFTWEKLGHEGREFLRDLPVYLVDRIGNNEIFGVYGSPISPFEGEVLPDQPTSYYEAIMRPVKDYEMLIVASPRYPLDAMTRYGRVVCPGSIGFPPAKEHKATFALIDVETLRVKFFEVNYDKKLIEDRIRNEKLPEDIVKILYHGKA